One Candidatus Methylomirabilota bacterium genomic region harbors:
- a CDS encoding dihydrodipicolinate synthase family protein: MASFEGVFIPVTTPFRGDDVAPERLAANLERWNATALAGYVVLGSTGEFPMLSEAERELVLAAARAAIPRGKRFIAGTGTNSTLHTVRQTKRAAEIGADAAIVITPHYFTKGFSRREAQIRHYLAVADASPIPIMIYNFPLNTGINLEAETVAKIAAHPNVCGIKDSSGNIPQCAQIIDQTPKTFDVLVGAASALLPALAIGAAGGILALGTIAAREFCDVYALATAARWNEAREVAARMMVADRGIAGQYGIGGLKAALDLQGFYGGPCRAPLGTPDGDAIEDIKEVLATAGLL, encoded by the coding sequence ATGGCTAGCTTCGAAGGCGTGTTCATCCCGGTCACGACGCCCTTCCGCGGCGACGATGTCGCTCCCGAGCGGCTGGCGGCGAACCTCGAGCGCTGGAACGCGACGGCGTTGGCCGGCTACGTCGTGCTCGGCTCGACGGGCGAGTTCCCCATGCTGAGCGAGGCCGAGCGGGAGCTCGTGCTCGCGGCCGCCCGCGCGGCGATCCCCCGCGGCAAGCGCTTCATCGCGGGCACCGGGACCAACTCGACCCTGCACACTGTCCGGCAGACCAAGCGGGCGGCGGAGATCGGCGCCGACGCGGCCATCGTCATCACGCCCCACTACTTCACCAAGGGGTTCAGCCGGCGGGAGGCGCAGATCCGCCACTACCTGGCGGTCGCCGACGCCTCGCCGATCCCGATCATGATCTACAACTTCCCCTTGAACACCGGGATCAACCTCGAAGCCGAGACGGTCGCGAAGATCGCGGCCCACCCGAACGTGTGCGGCATCAAGGACTCCTCGGGCAACATCCCCCAGTGCGCCCAGATCATCGATCAGACGCCCAAGACCTTCGACGTCCTGGTGGGCGCGGCCTCGGCGCTGCTGCCGGCGCTCGCGATCGGGGCTGCGGGCGGCATTCTGGCGCTGGGAACGATCGCCGCCCGGGAGTTCTGCGATGTCTACGCGCTGGCCACGGCCGCCCGCTGGAACGAGGCCCGGGAGGTCGCGGCCCGGATGATGGTGGCCGACCGCGGCATCGCCGGGCAGTACGGCATCGGCGGGCTGAAGGCGGCGCTCGACCTTCAGGGATTCTACGGCGGGCCGTGCCGGGCGCCCCTCGGCACCCCCGACGGGGACGCGATCGAGGACATCAAGGAAGTGCTGGCGACTGCGGGGCTGCTCTAG